A genomic window from Denticeps clupeoides chromosome 11, fDenClu1.1, whole genome shotgun sequence includes:
- the tars1 gene encoding threonine--tRNA ligase, cytoplasmic: MEDEKVMQQMKELQVEEGKKGGTPGGKEGGKKKAKAAGGGEAAGRAELSPLPEYIDERLVLYNRLKAEHDALLARKAEGDSRPIKITLPDGKVVDGESWKTTPYQVACGISQGLADSTVVAKVNKNVWDLDRPLEEDCSLQLLKFDDEEAQAVYWHSSAHIMGEAMERVYGGCLCYGPPIENGFYYDMFLDNEGVSSNDFPCLENLCKKIIKEKQPFERLEVKKETLLEMFKYNKFKCRILNEKVTTPTTTVYRCGPLIDLCRGPHVRHTGKIKALKIHKNSSTYWEGKADMETLQRIYGISFPDAKMLKDWEKFQEEAKNRDHRKLGREQDLFFFHDLSPGSCFFLPKGAYIYNSLIEFIRSEYRMRGFQEVVTPNIYNSKLWQTSGHWQHYSENMFSFEVEKETFALKPMNCPGHCLMFDHRPRSWRELPLRMADFGVLHRNELSGALTGLTRVRRFQQDDAHIFCTMDQIEEEIKGCLDFLRTVYDVFGFTFKLNLSTRPEKFLGEVEVWNQAEKQLENSLNEFGEKWVLNPGDGAFYGPKIDIQIKDAIGRYHQCATIQLDFQLPIRFNLTFVSHDGDDKKRPVIIHRAILGSVERMIAILTENYGGKWPLWLSPRQVMVVPVGPTCEEYAQRVRQEFHSAGLMTDVDLDPGCTLNKKIRNAQLAQYNFILVVGEKEKASDTVNVRTRDNKVHGERTVSDCIERLKQLKAGRARNAEEDF; encoded by the exons ATGGAGGACGAGAAGGTCATGCAGCAGATGAAAGAGCTCCAAGttgaagagggaaaaaag GGTGGAACGCCAGGTGGCAAAGAAGGAGGGAAGAAGAAGGCCAAGgcggctggaggaggagaagcagcaggcCGGGCCGAG CTGAGCCCCCTGCCCGAGTACATCGATGAACGCCTGGTGCTCTACAACCGGCTGAAGGCCGAGCATGACGCCCTGCTGGCGCGGAAGGCAGAGGGGGACAGTCGGCCAATCAAGATCACCCTGCCTGATGGGAAGGTGGTGGATGGGGAGTCGTGGAAGACCACCCCTTACCAAGTGGCCTGTGGGATCAG TCAGGGCCTGGCTGACAGCACGGTGGTGGCTAAAGTGAATAAGAACGTCTGGGACCTGGACAGACCGCTGGAGGAAGActgtagcctgcagctgctgaagtTTGATGATGAGGAGGCTCAGGCT GTCTACTGGCACTCCAGTGCCCACATCATGGGAGAAGCCATGGAGAGGGTTTACGGGGGTTGCTTGTGCTACGGGCCGCCCATCGAGAACGGCTTTTACTACGACATGTTCCTGGATAACGA AGGCGTATCCAGTAACGACTTCCCCTGCCTGGAGAACTTGTGTAAAAAGATCATCAAGGAGAAACAGCCCTTTGAGAGGCTGGAAGTGAAGAAGGAGACGCTGCTCGAGATGTTCAAG TACAACAAGTTTAAATGCAGGATCCTGAATGAGAAAGTCACAACTCCGACTACTACGGTTTACAG GTGCGGCCCTTTGATTGACCTCTGTAGGGGTCCCCATGTCAGACATACTGGAAAAATTAAAGCCTTGAAGATCCATAAG AATTCCTCCACGTACTGGGAAGGGAAGGCTGATATGGAGACGTTGCAGAGGATCTATGGAATCTCATTTCCCGATGCCAAAATGCTGAAGGACTGGGAGAAGTTCCAGGAAGAGGCCAAGAACCGAGATCACCGCAAACTTGGCCGG GAGCAAGACCTCTTCTTCTTCCACGACCTGAGCCCCGGCAGCTGCTTCTTCCTGCCGAAGGGAGCGTACATCTACAACTCCCTCATCGAGTTCATCAGA AGTGAATACAGGATGCGAGGCTTCCAGGAAGTGGTCACGCCCAACATCTACAACAGCAAACTGTGGCAGACGTCTGGCCACTGGCAGCACTACAGCGAGAACATGTTCTCCTTTGAAGTGGAGAAGGAGACCTTCGCCCTCAAGCCCATGAACTGCCCGGGTCATTG TCTCATGTTTGACCACCGGCCGCGCTCCTGGAGGGAGTTGCCATTGCGGATGGCTGACTTTGGAGTCCTCCATCGTAACGAGCTGTCGGGCGCGCTCACCGGCCTGACCCGCGTACGCCGCTTCCAGCAGGACGACGCCCACATTTTCTGCACCATGGACCAG ATAGAGGAAGAGATCAAAGGATGCCTGGACTTCCTGCGCACCGTCTACGACGTGTTCGGCTTCACCTTCAAACTGAACCTGTCCACCAGGCCAGAGAAGTTTCTGGGTGAGGTGGAGGTCTGGAACCAGGCGGAAAAG CAACTGGAGAACAGCCTGAATGAGTTTGGAGAGAAGTGGGTGCTGAATCCAGGAGACGGGGCCTTTTATGGGCCGAAG ATCGACATTCAGATCAAGGACGCCATTGGTCGATACCACCAGTGTGCCACGATCCAGCTAGACTTCCAACTGCCCATCCGCTTCAACCTCACCTTTGTCAG CCATGATGGGGATGACAAGAAGCGGCCAGTGATCATCCACAGAGCCATCCTGGGCTCCGTGGAGAGGATGATTGCCATCCTGACAGAAAACTACGGTGGAAAGTG GCCTCTGTGGCTGTCTCCTCGTCAGGTGATGGTCGTGCCTGTTGGACCAACGTGCGAAGAATATGCtcaaagg GTACGGCAGGAGTTTCACAGCGCTGGACTGATGACTGACGTGGACCTGGATCCTGGCTGCACCCTCAACAAGAAGATCAGGAACGCCCAGCTGGCGCAGTACAACTTCATCCTGG TGGTCggggagaaggagaaggccaGCGACACGGTGAACGTGCGCACGCGCGACAACAAAGTGCACGGCGAGCGCACCGTCAGCGACTGCATCGAGCGGCTGAAGCAGCTGAAGGCCGGCCGCGCCCGAAACGCCGAGGAGGACTTCTGA
- the LOC114799275 gene encoding eukaryotic translation initiation factor 4 gamma 3-like isoform X3, producing MSAPPRDQFGLHRAEKPWRPKRMMATRGLVSGTRRLLLHLRTALNKITERNFHRQVEKVVALNITTKERLLLVVDAVLTKAVTEPKFSGVYAQLCADLQRLRVPGADATFAGLLLSRVWREFRGEPGRAGGAPQRQLGLVRFIAELFKVNLVAETIVHSGIQRLLQDPTAASLECLCGLLPRVCHALERSRVERYLQEVEEFVGPRRRRRTSFQLRFRLQDTLDECSLRLRRQEKAVSTERPVEGRRLWAMDGEQESVSREEKAVSTERPVEGRRLWAMDGEQESVSREVKVVSREVKAVSRERPVEGRPLWAMDGEQESVSREEKAVSRERPVEGRPLWAMDEVELVHREVKVVSRERPVEGRPLWAMDEVELVRRQVKARLGPRTAPCCV from the exons ATGAGCGCTCCTCCCCGAGACCAATTCGGGCTCCACCGGGCTGAAAAGCCCTGGCGGCCGAAAAGGATGATGGCGACGCGCGGCCTTGTGAGCGGaacgcggcggctgctgctccacctccgcACGGCGCTGAACAAGATCACCGAGCGCAACTTCCACCggcaggtggagaaggtggtggcgctcaacatcaccaccaaggagcggctgctgctggtggtcgACGCCGTGCTGACCAAGGCCGTCACGGAGCCCAAGTTCTCCGGGGTCTACGCGCAGCTGTGCGCCGACCTGCAGCGGCTCCGCGTCCCCGGAGCCGACGCGACCTTCGCCGGCCTCCTGCTGAGCCGCGTCTGGAGGGAGTTCCGCGGGGAGCCGGGACGAGCAGGCGGAGCCCCGCAGCGCCAACTGGGGCTCGTCAGGTTCATCGCGGAGCTCTTCAAGGTGAACCTGGTGGCGGAGACCATCGTTCACAGCGGCATCCAGCGGCTTCTCCAGGACCCCACCGCGGCGAGCCTGGAGTGCCTGTGCGGCCTGCTGCCGCGCGTCTGCCACGCCCTGGAGAGGTCTCGCGTGGAGCGCTACctccaggaggtggaggagttcgtggggccgaggaggaggaggaggacctcgTTCCAGCTGCGCTTCAGGCTGCAGGACACGCTGGACGAGTGCAGCCTCCGGCTCCGCAG GCAGGAGAAGGCGGTGAGCACGGAGCGTCCGGTGGAGGGAAGGCGGCTGTGGGCCatggatggagagcaggagtCTGTGAGCCGGGAGGAGAAGGCGGTGAGCACGGAGCGTCCGGTGGAGGGTAGGCGGCTGTGGGCCatggatggagagcaggagtCTGTGAGCCGGGAGGTGAAGGTGGTGAGCAGGGAGGTGAAGGCGGTGAGCAGGGAGCGTCCGGTGGAGGGTAGGCCTCTGTGGGCCatggatggagagcaggagtCTGTGAGCCGGGAGGAGAAGGCGGTGAGCAGGGAGCGTCCGGTGGAGGGTAGGCCTCTGTGGgccatggatgaagtggagTTGGTGCACAGGGAGGTGAAGGTGGTGAGCAGGGAGCGTCCGGTGGAGGGTAGGCCTCTGTGGgccatggatgaagtggagTTGGTGCGCAGGCAGGTGAAGGCGCGTCTGGGCCCGAGAACAGCGCCATGCTGCGTTTAA
- the LOC114799275 gene encoding eukaryotic translation initiation factor 4 gamma 3-like isoform X2: protein MSAPPRDQFGLHRAEKPWRPKRMMATRGLVSGTRRLLLHLRTALNKITERNFHRQVEKVVALNITTKERLLLVVDAVLTKAVTEPKFSGVYAQLCADLQRLRVPGADATFAGLLLSRVWREFRGEPGRAGGAPQRQLGLVRFIAELFKVNLVAETIVHSGIQRLLQDPTAASLECLCGLLPRVCHALERSRVERYLQEVEEFVGPRRRRRTSFQLRFRLQDTLDECSLRLRRQEKAVSRELPVEGRPLWAMDGEQESVSREEKAVSRQEKAVSTERPVEGRRLWAMDGEQESVSREEKAVSTERPVEGRRLWAMDGEQESVSREVKVVSREVKAVSRERPVEGRPLWAMDGEQESVSRERPVEGRPLWAMDEVELVRRQVKARLGPRTAPCCV from the exons ATGAGCGCTCCTCCCCGAGACCAATTCGGGCTCCACCGGGCTGAAAAGCCCTGGCGGCCGAAAAGGATGATGGCGACGCGCGGCCTTGTGAGCGGaacgcggcggctgctgctccacctccgcACGGCGCTGAACAAGATCACCGAGCGCAACTTCCACCggcaggtggagaaggtggtggcgctcaacatcaccaccaaggagcggctgctgctggtggtcgACGCCGTGCTGACCAAGGCCGTCACGGAGCCCAAGTTCTCCGGGGTCTACGCGCAGCTGTGCGCCGACCTGCAGCGGCTCCGCGTCCCCGGAGCCGACGCGACCTTCGCCGGCCTCCTGCTGAGCCGCGTCTGGAGGGAGTTCCGCGGGGAGCCGGGACGAGCAGGCGGAGCCCCGCAGCGCCAACTGGGGCTCGTCAGGTTCATCGCGGAGCTCTTCAAGGTGAACCTGGTGGCGGAGACCATCGTTCACAGCGGCATCCAGCGGCTTCTCCAGGACCCCACCGCGGCGAGCCTGGAGTGCCTGTGCGGCCTGCTGCCGCGCGTCTGCCACGCCCTGGAGAGGTCTCGCGTGGAGCGCTACctccaggaggtggaggagttcgtggggccgaggaggaggaggaggacctcgTTCCAGCTGCGCTTCAGGCTGCAGGACACGCTGGACGAGTGCAGCCTCCGGCTCCGCAGGCAGGAGAAGGCGGTGAGCAGGGAGCTTCCGGTGGAGGGAAGGCCTCTGTGGGCCatggatggagagcaggagtCTGTGAGCCGGGAGGAGAAGGCGGTGAGCAGGCAGGAGAAGGCGGTGAGCACGGAGCGTCCGGTGGAGGGAAGGCGGCTGTGGGCCatggatggagagcaggagtCTGTGAGCCGGGAGGAGAAGGCGGTGAGCACGGAGCGTCCGGTGGAGGGTAGGCGGCTGTGGGCCatggatggagagcaggagtCTGTGAGCCGGGAGGTGAAGGTGGTGAGCAGGGAGGTGAAGGCGGTGAGCAGGGAGCGTCCGGTGGAGGGTAGGCCTCTGTGGGCCatggatggagagcaggagtCT GTGAGCAGGGAGCGTCCGGTGGAGGGTAGGCCTCTGTGGgccatggatgaagtggagTTGGTGCGCAGGCAGGTGAAGGCGCGTCTGGGCCCGAGAACAGCGCCATGCTGCGTTTAA
- the LOC114799275 gene encoding eukaryotic translation initiation factor 4 gamma 3-like isoform X1 — translation MSAPPRDQFGLHRAEKPWRPKRMMATRGLVSGTRRLLLHLRTALNKITERNFHRQVEKVVALNITTKERLLLVVDAVLTKAVTEPKFSGVYAQLCADLQRLRVPGADATFAGLLLSRVWREFRGEPGRAGGAPQRQLGLVRFIAELFKVNLVAETIVHSGIQRLLQDPTAASLECLCGLLPRVCHALERSRVERYLQEVEEFVGPRRRRRTSFQLRFRLQDTLDECSLRLRRQEKAVSRELPVEGRPLWAMDGEQESVSREEKAVSRQEKAVSTERPVEGRRLWAMDGEQESVSREEKAVSTERPVEGRRLWAMDGEQESVSREVKVVSREVKAVSRERPVEGRPLWAMDGEQESVSREEKAVSRERPVEGRPLWAMDEVELVHREVKVVSRERPVEGRPLWAMDEVELVRRQVKARLGPRTAPCCV, via the coding sequence ATGAGCGCTCCTCCCCGAGACCAATTCGGGCTCCACCGGGCTGAAAAGCCCTGGCGGCCGAAAAGGATGATGGCGACGCGCGGCCTTGTGAGCGGaacgcggcggctgctgctccacctccgcACGGCGCTGAACAAGATCACCGAGCGCAACTTCCACCggcaggtggagaaggtggtggcgctcaacatcaccaccaaggagcggctgctgctggtggtcgACGCCGTGCTGACCAAGGCCGTCACGGAGCCCAAGTTCTCCGGGGTCTACGCGCAGCTGTGCGCCGACCTGCAGCGGCTCCGCGTCCCCGGAGCCGACGCGACCTTCGCCGGCCTCCTGCTGAGCCGCGTCTGGAGGGAGTTCCGCGGGGAGCCGGGACGAGCAGGCGGAGCCCCGCAGCGCCAACTGGGGCTCGTCAGGTTCATCGCGGAGCTCTTCAAGGTGAACCTGGTGGCGGAGACCATCGTTCACAGCGGCATCCAGCGGCTTCTCCAGGACCCCACCGCGGCGAGCCTGGAGTGCCTGTGCGGCCTGCTGCCGCGCGTCTGCCACGCCCTGGAGAGGTCTCGCGTGGAGCGCTACctccaggaggtggaggagttcgtggggccgaggaggaggaggaggacctcgTTCCAGCTGCGCTTCAGGCTGCAGGACACGCTGGACGAGTGCAGCCTCCGGCTCCGCAGGCAGGAGAAGGCGGTGAGCAGGGAGCTTCCGGTGGAGGGAAGGCCTCTGTGGGCCatggatggagagcaggagtCTGTGAGCCGGGAGGAGAAGGCGGTGAGCAGGCAGGAGAAGGCGGTGAGCACGGAGCGTCCGGTGGAGGGAAGGCGGCTGTGGGCCatggatggagagcaggagtCTGTGAGCCGGGAGGAGAAGGCGGTGAGCACGGAGCGTCCGGTGGAGGGTAGGCGGCTGTGGGCCatggatggagagcaggagtCTGTGAGCCGGGAGGTGAAGGTGGTGAGCAGGGAGGTGAAGGCGGTGAGCAGGGAGCGTCCGGTGGAGGGTAGGCCTCTGTGGGCCatggatggagagcaggagtCTGTGAGCCGGGAGGAGAAGGCGGTGAGCAGGGAGCGTCCGGTGGAGGGTAGGCCTCTGTGGgccatggatgaagtggagTTGGTGCACAGGGAGGTGAAGGTGGTGAGCAGGGAGCGTCCGGTGGAGGGTAGGCCTCTGTGGgccatggatgaagtggagTTGGTGCGCAGGCAGGTGAAGGCGCGTCTGGGCCCGAGAACAGCGCCATGCTGCGTTTAA
- the LOC114799281 gene encoding threonine--tRNA ligase, cytoplasmic-like has protein sequence MFDHRPRSWRELPLRMADFGVLHRNELSGALTGLTRVRRFQQDDAHIFCTMDQIEEEIKGCLDFLRTVYDVFGFTFKLNLSTRPEKFLGEVEVWNQAEKQLENSLNEFGEKWVLNPGDGAFYGPKIDIQIKDAIGRYHQCATIQLDFQLPIRFNLTFVSHDGDDKKRPVIIHRAILGSVERMIAILTENYGGKWPLWLSPRQVMVVPVGPTCEEYAQRVRQEFHSAGLMTDVDLDPGCTLNKKIRNAQLAQYNFILVVGEKEKASDTVNVRTRDNKVHGERTVSDCIERLKQLKAGRARNAEEDF, from the exons ATGTTTGACCACCGGCCGCGCTCCTGGAGGGAGTTGCCATTGCGGATGGCTGACTTTGGAGTCCTCCATCGTAACGAGCTGTCGGGCGCGCTCACCGGCCTGACCCGCGTACGCCGCTTCCAGCAGGACGACGCCCACATTTTCTGCACCATGGACCAG ATAGAGGAAGAGATCAAAGGATGCCTGGACTTCCTGCGCACCGTCTACGACGTGTTCGGCTTCACCTTCAAACTGAACCTGTCCACCAGGCCAGAGAAGTTTCTGGGTGAGGTGGAGGTCTGGAACCAGGCGGAAAAG CAACTGGAGAACAGCCTGAATGAGTTTGGAGAGAAGTGGGTGCTGAATCCAGGAGACGGGGCCTTTTATGGGCCGAAG ATCGACATTCAGATCAAGGACGCCATTGGTCGATACCACCAGTGTGCCACGATCCAGCTAGACTTCCAACTGCCCATCCGCTTCAACCTCACCTTTGTCAG CCATGATGGGGATGACAAGAAGCGGCCAGTGATCATCCACAGAGCCATCCTGGGCTCCGTGGAGAGGATGATTGCCATCCTGACAGAAAACTACGGTGGAAAGTG GCCTCTGTGGCTGTCTCCTCGTCAGGTGATGGTCGTGCCTGTTGGACCAACGTGCGAAGAATATGCtcaaagg GTACGGCAGGAGTTTCACAGCGCTGGACTGATGACTGACGTGGACCTGGATCCTGGCTGCACCCTCAACAAGAAGATCAGGAACGCCCAGCTGGCGCAGTACAACTTCATCCTGG TGGTCggggagaaggagaaggccaGCGACACGGTGAACGTGCGCACGCGCGACAACAAAGTGCACGGCGAGCGCACCGTCAGCGACTGCATCGAGCGGCTGAAGCAGCTGAAGGCCGGCCGCGCCCGAAACGCCGAGGAGGACTTCTGA